CCGAGGGCTGCGTCGTGCGCAGCTGCGAGACCGGAAGCACCGCCGTCGCCGCGCCGATCTTCACCCGCACGCGCCCGTCCTTGTCGGGCAGGGAGAGCGCGGTTCCCTCGGCCTGGAGCGCCGGGACGTAGATCCGGTCCCCCTCGCGCACGGTGCGGACGGGAGCGCCGCGCTCGGCCGGAGCCGCCTGCGCCGCCGCGGCATCGGTCGCGATCGCTTCCTCCATCGCCCGGGCCAGCCCGCGCCCCTGCTGCAGCGTCTCGGCGCTCGCCTTGCGCTCGGAGCGGACCTTCTTTCGGTAGTCGTCGATCTGGCTCTCCAGCTGGCGCAGGAGCTCGCGGCGGGCGGCGATCTCGGCCTGCTTCCGCTCCTTCCGCTCCGACTCCAGCCGCTCGCGCGTGGAGCGCAGCTCGCTCTCGCGCTCGCGCAGCTTGGCCTGCGTCTCCGTAAGCGTGCGGCGCTCGGCCACGGCCTCTTCGCGCAGCCGCCCCAGCTCTTCGATCAACCGGTTCAGGTCGCGCTCCCCCTCGGGGAGCAGCGTCCGGGCGCGCGCGAGCACGCCCGCGTCCATGCCGAATCGCTCCGCCACCTGGATCGCGCGGCTTCCGCCGGGCACGCCCACGACCAGGCGGAAGAGGGAGCGCAGCGTGGCCTCGTCGAACGCCATCGAGGCGTTCCGCACGCCGGGCGTCTCGTGCGCGAACGTCTTCAGGCTCCCGTGATGCGTCGTCGCGAGCGTCATCGCCCCCCGCTGGAGCAGCGCCTCGAGCACCGCCTGCCCCAGCGCCGCGCCCTCGGCGGGATCGGTCCCCGACCCCAGCTCGTCCAGGAGCACGAGGCTACGGTCGGTCGCCGCGGCCAGCGCCTGCGTCACGCGCCGCACGTGCGAGAGGAACGTGCTCACGTCGTCCTGGATCGACTGCTCGTCGCCGATGTCGCAGACGATGCGGTCGAACCAGGCGAACGCCGTGCCGTGCGCCGCCGTGACCGGGAGCCCCGCCATCGCCATCAGCGAGAGGAGCCCGACGGTCTTCATCGCGACGGTCTTCCCGCCCATGTTCGGGCCGGTCACGAGGAGCACCGGATTCTCGGCGTCCAGCTCGAGGTCGAGCGGCACCGGTGGGCCGATCTCGCCGCGCACGTGCCGCAGCACGAGAATGGGATGCCGCGCGCCGCGGAGGAGCAGCCGGCGCTCGTCGGCGATCACCGGAAGCACCGCGCCCGCCTCGATCGCCCAGGACGCCACCGCCTCGGCCGCGTCCAGCGCGGCCAGCGCGGCCAGGTCCGCGGTGAGCGCGCCGTGATGCCGGTGCGCCTCGGCCGAGAGCGTGCGCAGGATCCGCTCCACCTCGCGCGCCTCGTCGCTCGCCCGTTCGGCCAGCTCGCTGTTCCCCTCGGCGGCCTCGCGCGGCTCGACGAATACGCTCGCGCCCGAGCCCGAGTGACCGAGCACCGCCCCGGGCACGGAGCGCCGGTTCGACGACGGGATCGCGATCACGTACCGCTCCTCGCGCAGCGTGACGAAGCTCTCCTGGCTTCCGGCGGCGCGCAGGATCGACTCCAGCTTGGAGGCGAGCCGCTCGCGCAGCGAACGGATCGCGCG
The window above is part of the Candidatus Binatia bacterium genome. Proteins encoded here:
- a CDS encoding Smr/MutS family protein, producing the protein MRRPEDARAAQSETADLLAAHEAGDPPPTVAPPDLRLVLQRLETEGSTLRGEELWQIAVLLEQAGQVLTWYRKRREDAPGLARLLGGLDPAEGLRRELLRAIDPSGAVKDDASPELSKIRRAIRSLRERLASKLESILRAAGSQESFVTLREERYVIAIPSSNRRSVPGAVLGHSGSGASVFVEPREAAEGNSELAERASDEAREVERILRTLSAEAHRHHGALTADLAALAALDAAEAVASWAIEAGAVLPVIADERRLLLRGARHPILVLRHVRGEIGPPVPLDLELDAENPVLLVTGPNMGGKTVAMKTVGLLSLMAMAGLPVTAAHGTAFAWFDRIVCDIGDEQSIQDDVSTFLSHVRRVTQALAAATDRSLVLLDELGSGTDPAEGAALGQAVLEALLQRGAMTLATTHHGSLKTFAHETPGVRNASMAFDEATLRSLFRLVVGVPGGSRAIQVAERFGMDAGVLARARTLLPEGERDLNRLIEELGRLREEAVAERRTLTETQAKLRERESELRSTRERLESERKERKQAEIAARRELLRQLESQIDDYRKKVRSERKASAETLQQGRGLARAMEEAIATDAAAAQAAPAERGAPVRTVREGDRIYVPALQAEGTALSLPDKDGRVRVKIGAATAVLPVSQLRTTQPSAARPGADARSADEEEKDAAARGPVRGAAIATPDLESIGIQVDVRGYEADDAVRAVERFLEDAAVGGQQTVRIIHGKGKGILREHMKRFLAHNQLVKEFRLGEMGEGGHGVTIVTLTS